The following coding sequences are from one Candidatus Nitrohelix vancouverensis window:
- the erpA gene encoding iron-sulfur cluster insertion protein ErpA — MTVSTNFVSITPRACDEVKRLVAAENNPAIGLRLGVKGGGCSGLSYDLKFTAKEEKDTIVEQEGFKIFMDPKSLIYLKGMQLDFQDGLQGKGFVFVNPNATSTCGCGESFSIA; from the coding sequence ATTTTGTCAGCATCACCCCCCGCGCATGCGATGAAGTGAAACGACTGGTCGCGGCAGAAAATAATCCTGCAATCGGACTTCGTCTCGGCGTCAAGGGCGGCGGTTGTTCCGGGCTTTCATACGATCTGAAATTCACCGCTAAAGAAGAAAAAGACACCATCGTCGAGCAGGAGGGTTTCAAGATTTTCATGGATCCCAAAAGCCTGATTTACTTAAAGGGCATGCAACTGGATTTCCAGGACGGTCTGCAGGGCAAAGGCTTTGTTTTTGTGAATCCAAATGCGACCTCTACCTGCGGTTGCGGCGAGTCCTTTTCAATCGCCTGA